A region from the Rhodospirillaceae bacterium genome encodes:
- a CDS encoding thioesterase-like protein gives MTAIFMGDGGRLVHEEIVDADWVDYNGHMNVAYYVLVFDHATDAMLELLDMGADYRERTDSSDFVIESHVSYLSEVVKEDPLQVTSLLLGFDDKRLHLFHHMYHRQSEQLCATIELMLVHVDMKSRRSAKFPGHVKENLRTFTENQQPFELPSQCGAVIGIRQR, from the coding sequence ATGACGGCGATATTCATGGGCGATGGTGGCAGGCTTGTTCACGAGGAAATCGTGGATGCTGACTGGGTTGATTACAACGGACACATGAATGTCGCGTACTACGTACTGGTGTTCGATCACGCCACTGACGCCATGCTGGAGCTTCTTGATATGGGGGCTGATTACCGGGAGCGGACCGACAGTTCGGATTTCGTCATAGAATCCCACGTCAGCTATTTGTCTGAGGTTGTTAAAGAAGACCCTTTACAGGTTACCTCGCTTTTATTGGGTTTTGATGACAAGCGGCTGCATCTTTTCCATCACATGTATCACAGGCAAAGTGAGCAACTTTGCGCGACTATTGAACTGATGCTGGTTCACGTCGATATGAAATCCAGACGCTCGGCGAAATTTCCGGGTCATGTGAAGGAAAATTTGCGGACTTTTACAGAAAACCAACAACCCTTTGAGCTCCCCAGCCAATGTGGCGCGGTTATTGGAATAAGACAAAGATAA
- a CDS encoding glycosyltransferase family 2 protein — MTEPNQQENQSSPPELAVVVPVYNEAENLGPLITEIRAALDPVCGHYEIIYVDDGSSDDSAQKLLDIKTDCPHLRVLNHLNCCGQSAAIMTGIKAAKAPIIATLDGDGQNDPGDIPALYAALKGAPERDYLMVAGLRAKRRDTWIKRVSSKIANAVRSRLLRDDTPDTGCSLKVFTRTAFMDMPRFDHMHRFLPALMIRRGGTVISLNVNHRPRERGLSKYGTWDRLRVGIVDLFGVLWLLRRANKPEVRELTTNNKTKPQKAISQ; from the coding sequence ATGACTGAGCCCAACCAACAGGAAAATCAATCCAGCCCCCCGGAATTGGCTGTCGTCGTGCCCGTCTATAACGAGGCCGAAAATCTTGGCCCGTTGATTACTGAAATCCGGGCTGCTCTTGATCCTGTCTGCGGGCACTATGAAATCATTTATGTCGATGACGGCAGCTCCGATGACAGCGCCCAGAAGTTACTTGATATCAAAACTGATTGCCCGCACTTGCGGGTTTTGAACCATCTCAACTGTTGCGGTCAAAGCGCCGCTATTATGACCGGCATCAAAGCCGCCAAAGCGCCTATTATTGCCACCCTGGACGGCGACGGGCAAAACGATCCGGGCGATATTCCGGCCCTCTATGCAGCACTTAAAGGGGCGCCGGAACGCGACTATCTGATGGTTGCGGGACTGCGGGCCAAGCGCCGGGATACATGGATCAAGCGCGTTTCCTCAAAAATAGCCAACGCTGTTCGCTCCCGTCTGTTAAGGGACGATACGCCTGATACGGGCTGCAGCCTGAAAGTTTTCACCCGTACGGCGTTCATGGATATGCCGCGTTTCGACCATATGCACCGCTTTCTTCCGGCCCTGATGATCCGCCGTGGCGGCACGGTAATCTCGCTAAACGTTAACCACCGGCCACGCGAACGGGGGCTTTCCAAATACGGAACCTGGGATCGCCTACGTGTCGGCATCGTTGATTTGTTTGGCGTGCTTTGGCTGTTACGCCGGGCCAACAAGCCTGAAGTTCGGGAATTAACCACCAATAATAAGACAAAGCCCCAAAAGGCTATTTCTCAATGA
- a CDS encoding TVP38/TMEM64 family protein produces MTPKILFRGLIWITSLVAIGYALKVSGLGSSIDKAWVDSDIRGQGFTGELLFVGVGMMFTAVGLPRQIICFLAGYAFGLLEGTALAMVATVLGCIVAFFYARIMGRSFVVGRFPDRVQRIDDFLHENPLSMTLLIRLLPLGSNVVTNLAAGVSGVGAISFFLGSALGYLPQTLVFTLVGSGFSVDPEIRIAISVILFAVSGFLGVFLFRKYRHGKSFDVRVERELGVEDSQP; encoded by the coding sequence ATGACACCCAAAATCCTGTTTCGAGGACTGATCTGGATCACGTCACTTGTCGCCATTGGCTACGCCTTGAAAGTCAGTGGCCTGGGCTCATCCATCGACAAAGCCTGGGTCGACAGTGATATCAGGGGTCAGGGTTTCACCGGTGAGTTGTTGTTTGTTGGCGTTGGAATGATGTTCACCGCCGTTGGCCTGCCCCGTCAGATCATCTGTTTCCTTGCCGGATATGCCTTTGGCTTGCTCGAAGGGACGGCGCTGGCAATGGTGGCGACGGTATTGGGCTGTATCGTCGCTTTTTTCTATGCCCGCATCATGGGGCGATCATTCGTTGTCGGTCGTTTTCCGGACCGGGTTCAACGCATCGACGACTTCCTTCACGAAAATCCGCTCAGCATGACCCTGCTTATTCGCCTGTTGCCCCTGGGCAGCAATGTGGTGACGAATCTGGCGGCAGGGGTATCCGGTGTCGGCGCAATTTCTTTTTTCCTTGGCTCGGCTCTTGGTTATTTGCCGCAAACGCTGGTCTTCACGCTTGTCGGTAGCGGTTTTAGCGTCGATCCCGAGATTCGCATCGCCATCAGTGTCATTTTATTTGCAGTATCGGGTTTTCTTGGCGTCTTCCTTTTTCGTAAATACCGTCACGGCAAGTCCTTCGATGTCCGTGTTGAACGCGAACTGGGCGTCGAGGATAGCCAGCCATGA
- a CDS encoding glycosyltransferase family 39 protein produces the protein MNDTASTSRLSASAYALLWSAMWLALMAAMLKFRPLMPVDETRYFAVAWEMWRDGHILVPHLNGEPYSHKPPLLFWLMNAGWAVFGVNEWWPRLVAPLFGLASLFLTSMLARRLWPSRSTVAVAAPLILFASLFWTLFTTLTMFDMLLAFCALLAMLGILRAWQDNKTDGLVWLALAIGLGALAKGPAILLSTLPVALLAPLWATSDNNAEPETDSDDLDLTPAAPSSMWDRGWKQWYMAIGFAVLGGIAIGLAWAIPAAIVGGEEYRYAIFWGQSAGRMVDSFAHGRPWWWFLAVLPGLVLPWTLWPPSWRSIRGFLDVGKDNGIRFCLIWFVPALITFSAISGKQLHYLLPVFPALALLAGRLLVDYHSNSPDQVSWTGWGLHIPCALFIILGVALSVAPFSAGLFELPVVVRETDFIWGLVLALLALSILFLTRSTVSLTGRLSAISILSMALVLCINLSLRPVLTERFNMKEISQKFGNWQRAGTHLAYVGKYHGQFNFLGRLSETIATVGLQAPDLKDWLAENPEGRLIYIRAELPVMTTPVHVQPYRGQYLIVIDTAQALAHPTILD, from the coding sequence ATGAACGATACAGCTTCGACGAGTCGCCTGTCGGCCAGCGCTTACGCATTGTTGTGGAGCGCCATGTGGCTGGCGTTGATGGCGGCGATGCTGAAATTTCGCCCGTTAATGCCGGTCGACGAGACCCGTTATTTCGCCGTCGCCTGGGAAATGTGGCGGGACGGGCATATTCTGGTTCCGCACCTGAACGGTGAGCCCTACAGCCACAAGCCCCCCCTGTTGTTCTGGTTGATGAATGCTGGCTGGGCGGTTTTCGGTGTCAATGAATGGTGGCCCAGGCTGGTCGCCCCCCTGTTCGGGCTGGCCAGCCTGTTCCTGACGTCCATGCTGGCCCGCCGTTTGTGGCCCAGCCGTTCTACCGTTGCCGTGGCCGCACCCTTGATTTTGTTCGCCAGCCTGTTCTGGACCTTGTTTACGACATTGACCATGTTCGACATGCTGCTTGCATTTTGCGCCCTGTTGGCAATGTTGGGCATTCTGCGCGCCTGGCAGGATAATAAAACTGATGGCCTTGTCTGGCTGGCCCTGGCCATTGGCCTTGGCGCCCTGGCCAAGGGACCGGCTATTTTACTATCGACCCTGCCGGTCGCCCTGCTGGCACCATTGTGGGCGACCAGCGATAACAACGCAGAACCCGAGACCGACAGTGATGACCTGGATTTAACGCCTGCGGCCCCATCATCAATGTGGGATCGAGGTTGGAAGCAATGGTACATGGCCATAGGCTTTGCCGTTCTGGGGGGCATCGCCATTGGTCTGGCCTGGGCCATCCCGGCGGCGATTGTCGGCGGCGAAGAGTACCGATACGCTATTTTCTGGGGCCAGTCAGCCGGACGCATGGTCGACAGTTTCGCCCATGGCCGTCCGTGGTGGTGGTTCCTGGCCGTCCTGCCGGGGCTGGTGCTGCCGTGGACTCTATGGCCGCCGTCATGGCGTTCAATCCGCGGCTTTCTTGATGTGGGAAAAGACAATGGGATTCGCTTCTGCCTGATCTGGTTTGTCCCCGCCCTGATTACTTTTTCTGCTATCAGCGGCAAACAACTGCATTATCTTTTGCCCGTCTTCCCGGCCTTGGCCCTACTGGCGGGCCGCTTGCTGGTCGATTATCACAGTAATTCCCCTGATCAGGTGTCCTGGACTGGTTGGGGACTGCACATACCCTGCGCCCTGTTTATCATTCTGGGTGTGGCTTTAAGTGTAGCCCCTTTTAGCGCCGGTCTGTTCGAGTTGCCGGTTGTTGTCAGGGAAACTGATTTTATCTGGGGTTTGGTGCTGGCGCTGCTTGCCTTGTCCATCCTTTTCCTGACGCGTTCAACTGTCAGCCTTACGGGGCGACTGAGCGCCATCAGTATCCTTTCCATGGCGCTCGTGTTGTGTATCAATTTAAGTCTGCGCCCGGTGCTGACAGAGCGCTTCAATATGAAAGAAATTTCGCAAAAATTTGGCAATTGGCAGCGCGCCGGCACCCATCTTGCCTATGTTGGTAAATATCATGGTCAGTTTAATTTCCTGGGACGCCTGAGCGAGACCATTGCCACTGTCGGCTTGCAAGCCCCGGATTTGAAAGACTGGCTCGCCGAAAATCCCGAAGGACGGCTTATCTACATCCGCGCCGAACTGCCTGTCATGACGACCCCTGTTCATGTGCAACCTTATCGCGGGCAGTATCTTATTGTCATCGACACCGCCCAGGCTCTGGCACATCCGACCATTCTGGATTAG
- the groES gene encoding co-chaperone GroES — MKFRPLHDRVLVKRVEQEEKTAGGIIIPDTAQEKPSEGKVVAVGSGARRDDGTVVALDVKAGDNVLFGKWSGTEVTVDGDDLLIMKESDLLGIIEGAAKKKKK; from the coding sequence ATGAAATTCAGGCCTCTGCATGATCGCGTGCTCGTCAAGCGCGTAGAGCAGGAAGAAAAAACCGCTGGCGGCATTATTATTCCCGATACCGCCCAGGAAAAACCCAGTGAAGGTAAAGTTGTCGCAGTCGGTTCCGGCGCACGCCGCGACGATGGCACCGTTGTCGCCCTTGACGTCAAAGCTGGCGACAATGTGCTTTTCGGCAAATGGTCCGGCACTGAAGTCACGGTTGACGGGGACGACCTGTTAATTATGAAAGAATCCGATCTTCTGGGCATCATCGAAGGTGCCGCCAAGAAGAAAAAGAAATAA
- the groL gene encoding chaperonin GroEL (60 kDa chaperone family; promotes refolding of misfolded polypeptides especially under stressful conditions; forms two stacked rings of heptamers to form a barrel-shaped 14mer; ends can be capped by GroES; misfolded proteins enter the barrel where they are refolded when GroES binds), with translation MAAKEVKFSVDARTRMLAGVDILANAVKVTLGPKGRNVVLDKSFGAPRITKDGVTVAKEIELSDKFENMGAQMVKEVASRTNDEAGDGTTTATILAQSIVREGVKAVAAGMNPMDLKRGIDVAVDAVIADIKKRSKRVSTSAEVAQVGTISSNGDTDIGGKIAEAMERVGNEGVITVEESKGLETELDVVEGMQFDRGYTSPYFVTNADKMTCEMENPFILIHESKLSSLQPLLPVLESIVQSSRPLLIIAEDIEGEALATLVVNKLRGGLKVCAVKAPGFGDRRKAMLEDISVLTNGQVISEDLGIKLENVTLDMLGTAKKVLISKEETVVVEGAGAKKAIMARCNQIRAQVEETSSDYDREKLQERLAKLAGGVAVIRVGGATEIEVKERKDRVDDALHATRAAVEEGVVLGGGVALLYATKSLAKLEGENADQKVGVDIVRRALQTPARQIAENAGVDGAVVAGKLLEGKSNIGFDAQKGVYTDLVKAGIIDPAKVVRTALQDAASIAGLLVTTEAMVADAPSKDEGPAMGGAPDMGGMGGMGGMGGGMGF, from the coding sequence ATGGCTGCCAAAGAAGTTAAATTCAGCGTTGATGCCCGCACGCGTATGCTTGCCGGTGTCGACATCCTGGCCAACGCCGTCAAAGTGACGCTTGGTCCCAAAGGTCGTAACGTTGTCCTCGACAAATCGTTCGGCGCCCCGCGCATCACCAAGGACGGCGTCACTGTCGCCAAGGAAATCGAACTATCCGACAAGTTTGAAAACATGGGCGCACAGATGGTCAAGGAAGTTGCTTCCCGAACCAACGACGAAGCCGGTGACGGCACCACAACGGCCACCATTCTGGCCCAATCCATCGTCCGTGAAGGCGTCAAGGCTGTTGCCGCCGGCATGAACCCGATGGATCTGAAGCGCGGCATCGATGTCGCGGTTGACGCGGTCATCGCAGACATCAAGAAGCGTTCAAAGCGCGTTTCAACCAGCGCCGAAGTTGCCCAGGTCGGCACCATTTCTTCAAACGGTGACACCGACATCGGCGGCAAAATCGCTGAAGCCATGGAACGTGTCGGCAATGAAGGCGTGATCACTGTAGAAGAGTCCAAAGGGCTTGAAACCGAACTCGACGTCGTCGAAGGTATGCAGTTTGATCGTGGTTACACCTCGCCTTATTTTGTCACCAACGCCGACAAAATGACCTGCGAGATGGAAAACCCGTTCATCCTGATCCATGAATCGAAGCTGTCTTCCCTGCAGCCCCTGCTGCCGGTTCTTGAAAGCATCGTTCAGTCTTCACGGCCGCTGTTGATTATCGCCGAAGACATCGAAGGAGAAGCGCTGGCAACCCTGGTTGTCAACAAGCTGCGTGGCGGCCTTAAGGTCTGTGCCGTCAAGGCGCCGGGCTTTGGCGATCGCCGCAAAGCGATGCTCGAAGACATTTCAGTCCTGACCAATGGTCAGGTCATCAGTGAAGATCTGGGCATCAAGCTCGAAAACGTCACCCTGGACATGCTTGGCACCGCCAAGAAAGTCCTGATTTCCAAAGAAGAGACTGTCGTTGTCGAAGGTGCTGGCGCCAAAAAGGCGATTATGGCCCGTTGCAATCAGATCCGCGCCCAGGTCGAGGAAACATCCTCTGACTATGACCGTGAAAAACTGCAGGAACGTCTGGCCAAACTGGCTGGTGGTGTTGCCGTTATTCGTGTCGGTGGTGCAACTGAAATCGAAGTGAAGGAACGCAAGGATCGTGTTGACGATGCCCTGCACGCTACCCGCGCCGCCGTTGAAGAAGGCGTCGTTCTCGGTGGCGGTGTCGCCCTTCTCTACGCAACCAAGTCTCTTGCCAAGCTCGAAGGCGAAAATGCCGATCAGAAAGTTGGCGTTGACATCGTTCGTCGCGCCCTTCAGACCCCTGCCCGCCAGATCGCCGAAAACGCCGGTGTCGATGGCGCGGTGGTTGCCGGAAAGCTGCTGGAAGGCAAGTCCAACATCGGCTTCGATGCCCAGAAAGGTGTTTACACCGATCTGGTCAAAGCTGGCATCATTGATCCGGCTAAGGTTGTTCGCACAGCCCTGCAGGACGCGGCCTCTATCGCCGGTCTGCTGGTCACCACTGAAGCCATGGTCGCCGATGCCCCGTCCAAGGACGAAGGCCCCGCCATGGGCGGCGCGCCTGACATGGGCGGCATGGGCGGCATGGGTGGAATGGGCGGCGGAATGGGCTTCTAG
- a CDS encoding oligosaccharide flippase family protein — protein MPNVKFKLQSKFLFDAVWNYGAFAAMAATGMFLNLFIAAFYGVEALGIFNQIYVVYIISSQFAVLGFHDSAQKYVSELDMEPEHLGVVSLAALVLAAGFGLLVAFAIYFLADPIGILFESEPVGSGIALAAPGLMFIAINKVLMGVLNGMRMMKHFAGAQALRAVAILLCCVGIMLFEYPPYMLGLGFTIAEIVLLPLLLYFVHPHLTNFSSFEAFKRWVRVHFHFGSRALINGLLIQSYIRIDVIMLGIFVGDHDVGIYTFAAMFVDGLFQIPIIFRTLANPELVRFFKSGEKLATAQFCRSVGAVSLGVFGVVAAIVLFIYPYLGPYFPDDLVNLSYPLLLVLSGGLILYAVMIPVDMIVLQAGMPGRQSLLMTFNVLVNVALNLALIPLYGLYGAAVATAIAFAIASIAINGATWKWLGFKGGVLLYGTPLVREPQ, from the coding sequence ATGCCGAATGTCAAATTTAAACTTCAATCAAAATTCCTTTTTGATGCGGTTTGGAATTACGGGGCATTTGCAGCCATGGCTGCGACGGGAATGTTTCTGAATTTGTTTATTGCGGCATTCTACGGGGTCGAAGCCCTGGGCATCTTCAATCAGATTTATGTGGTTTACATCATCAGTTCCCAGTTTGCCGTTCTAGGGTTCCACGACTCTGCCCAAAAATACGTATCTGAACTGGACATGGAGCCTGAACACCTGGGTGTGGTTTCATTGGCGGCGTTAGTGCTGGCGGCGGGGTTCGGGCTGCTTGTCGCCTTTGCGATTTATTTTCTTGCTGATCCCATCGGTATCCTATTTGAAAGCGAGCCTGTCGGTTCGGGGATTGCGCTGGCCGCTCCCGGGTTAATGTTTATTGCCATAAACAAGGTTCTCATGGGGGTCTTGAATGGCATGCGGATGATGAAACATTTTGCAGGGGCACAGGCATTAAGGGCGGTCGCCATCCTGCTTTGCTGTGTCGGTATCATGCTGTTTGAATATCCACCGTACATGTTGGGCCTCGGTTTCACCATTGCCGAGATCGTGCTGCTGCCACTGCTGCTGTATTTTGTCCATCCGCATTTAACCAACTTTTCTTCGTTTGAGGCCTTCAAGCGTTGGGTCAGGGTTCACTTTCATTTCGGATCACGGGCTCTGATCAATGGGTTATTAATTCAGTCATATATCCGTATTGATGTCATTATGTTGGGAATATTTGTCGGCGATCATGACGTTGGCATCTATACATTCGCCGCCATGTTTGTAGACGGATTATTCCAGATACCGATAATTTTCCGCACTCTGGCCAATCCGGAACTGGTGCGGTTTTTCAAATCCGGTGAGAAGCTGGCGACAGCGCAATTTTGCCGAAGTGTAGGTGCTGTGAGCCTTGGTGTGTTTGGTGTCGTTGCGGCCATTGTGCTCTTTATATATCCCTATCTCGGCCCATATTTCCCTGATGATCTGGTGAACCTCAGTTATCCGCTGCTGTTGGTGCTGAGCGGGGGACTGATCCTTTACGCCGTGATGATTCCAGTGGACATGATTGTTTTGCAGGCAGGGATGCCCGGCAGGCAGAGCCTGCTTATGACGTTCAATGTGTTGGTCAATGTGGCGCTTAATCTGGCGCTGATCCCGCTGTATGGGCTTTACGGGGCGGCGGTTGCGACGGCCATCGCCTTTGCTATTGCTTCAATCGCGATCAATGGGGCGACCTGGAAGTGGCTGGGTTTCAAAGGCGGCGTGCTGCTGTACGGAACGCCGCTGGTGCGGGAACCGCAATAA
- a CDS encoding B12-binding domain-containing radical SAM protein: MFTPPLGLAYVAGTLREGGHDVSFIDGVGEALDTRHTVKNDCFLYGLSLEDIVKRIPSDTQVIGVACGFSFEWPTCRDLIGDIREKFPEALLIGGGEHVTAMPVQSIEESELDLGVLGEGEETALEVVNAFATGTMDKTLIEGIVYKDSNGKAESNPRRARKRDLDNIPVPAWDITPIENYLERGFGFGVDRGRSMPLMASRGCPYQCTFCSNPLMWTTRWIARDPDLLLDEIVAYQEQYKAVNFDFYDLTAIVKKSWIVDFCHKIEKRGLTFTWQLPSGTRSEAIDDEVAGLLFKSGCRNLSYSPESGSPGVLARIKKKITADSVIESISSSFAQGMNVKCNIIFGFPGETLKEVVESYRFIIRMGFAGAYDISVWAFSPYPGSELFEQIRDEKGIVLDDKYYDSLRSYADASRTVSYSKNFSDKKLKTLRWIGVVLFYSSAWARRPLRPFKMVLNVLRGTQESRSEMALANILRRKKLDSSNA, translated from the coding sequence ATGTTTACACCGCCCTTAGGCCTGGCCTATGTGGCGGGCACTCTGCGTGAGGGTGGCCATGATGTCAGTTTTATTGACGGCGTGGGCGAGGCCCTGGATACCCGCCACACGGTCAAGAACGACTGTTTCCTCTATGGTCTTTCGTTGGAGGATATTGTCAAACGGATTCCGTCAGACACGCAAGTCATTGGCGTTGCCTGCGGCTTTTCGTTTGAATGGCCAACTTGTCGGGATTTGATCGGGGACATTCGAGAAAAGTTTCCCGAAGCCCTTCTGATCGGGGGCGGTGAGCATGTCACGGCGATGCCGGTGCAAAGTATCGAGGAAAGTGAGCTTGATCTGGGTGTGCTTGGCGAAGGCGAAGAAACCGCGCTTGAAGTGGTTAATGCCTTTGCGACAGGAACAATGGATAAGACCCTGATCGAAGGGATCGTTTATAAGGATTCGAACGGCAAGGCTGAGAGCAACCCCCGGCGGGCGCGAAAACGCGACCTGGACAACATTCCGGTTCCGGCCTGGGATATTACCCCTATTGAGAATTATCTGGAGCGCGGGTTTGGTTTTGGCGTTGATCGCGGGCGTTCTATGCCGCTTATGGCAAGTCGCGGATGTCCCTATCAATGTACCTTCTGTTCTAACCCATTAATGTGGACGACCCGCTGGATCGCCCGTGACCCGGACCTGTTGCTGGATGAAATCGTCGCTTATCAGGAGCAATACAAGGCGGTCAATTTTGATTTTTATGACTTGACCGCGATTGTTAAAAAAAGCTGGATCGTCGATTTTTGCCACAAAATTGAAAAGCGCGGCCTGACCTTTACCTGGCAACTGCCCAGTGGCACCCGTTCCGAGGCCATTGATGATGAAGTGGCGGGACTGCTTTTCAAGTCGGGCTGTCGAAATCTGTCCTATTCGCCCGAAAGCGGCTCGCCGGGTGTGCTGGCCCGTATCAAGAAGAAGATCACGGCTGACTCCGTTATCGAGTCGATTTCCAGCAGTTTCGCCCAGGGTATGAACGTTAAGTGCAATATTATTTTCGGCTTTCCCGGTGAAACCCTGAAGGAAGTCGTTGAAAGTTACCGCTTTATCATTCGTATGGGGTTCGCTGGCGCTTATGATATCAGCGTCTGGGCCTTCTCGCCTTATCCGGGGTCTGAATTGTTTGAACAAATCCGGGACGAAAAAGGCATCGTCCTTGATGACAAATATTATGACAGCCTTCGTTCCTACGCCGATGCGTCCCGGACCGTTTCCTACAGCAAGAACTTCAGCGACAAAAAACTTAAAACCCTGCGCTGGATTGGGGTTGTTCTGTTTTACAGCTCAGCATGGGCCAGGCGTCCGCTCAGGCCCTTCAAAATGGTTTTGAATGTTCTGCGGGGAACCCAGGAATCCCGTTCCGAAATGGCGCTGGCGAATATTTTAAGAAGAAAAAAACTCGACTCGTCGAATGCCTGA
- a CDS encoding NAD(P)-dependent oxidoreductase yields MTSLKDQTIGFVGLGLMGMPMCKNLIAAGADVVATTRSPDALTTIAGAGAKTVANPQTVAESADVVVIMVADTIAVEAVLFGEQGILAGVASSSLVIDMGTTAVTRTRAYATRIAEAGGAYVDAPVSGGTLGAEAGSLTIMAGGDEQAIERARPVLEVLGSRLTHVGPVGTGQVAKAANQVIVGLNIGAVAEALMLAAHAGADPARVREALKGGFADSRILEVHGQRMIERAFAPGGKVTTQRKDMAQALELAAELDIEMPATNLNKSLYEKLIEDGDGGLDHSALIKALDRNWTG; encoded by the coding sequence ATGACGTCGTTAAAAGACCAAACCATCGGTTTTGTCGGCCTCGGCCTGATGGGTATGCCAATGTGCAAAAACCTGATCGCCGCCGGTGCCGATGTGGTCGCCACGACCCGCTCCCCTGACGCCTTGACAACAATTGCCGGGGCCGGGGCCAAGACGGTTGCCAATCCCCAAACCGTCGCCGAAAGTGCCGATGTGGTTGTCATAATGGTCGCCGATACCATCGCCGTAGAAGCCGTCCTGTTTGGTGAACAGGGCATTCTGGCCGGTGTCGCCTCGTCCAGTCTGGTCATTGATATGGGAACGACGGCGGTGACCCGGACACGCGCCTATGCGACCCGCATTGCGGAAGCTGGTGGTGCTTACGTCGATGCCCCCGTTTCGGGTGGCACCCTGGGGGCGGAAGCTGGCTCCCTGACCATTATGGCTGGTGGTGATGAACAGGCCATTGAGCGGGCCCGTCCGGTTCTTGAAGTGCTCGGCTCGCGGTTGACCCATGTTGGTCCTGTTGGCACCGGGCAGGTTGCCAAGGCGGCCAATCAGGTCATTGTCGGGCTTAATATCGGGGCCGTCGCCGAAGCCCTGATGCTGGCCGCCCATGCCGGCGCCGATCCGGCCCGCGTGCGCGAGGCCTTAAAAGGCGGTTTTGCCGATTCCCGTATTCTTGAGGTCCATGGCCAACGTATGATTGAGCGGGCGTTTGCCCCTGGTGGAAAGGTCACAACCCAGCGCAAGGATATGGCCCAGGCCCTGGAACTGGCGGCCGAACTGGATATAGAAATGCCAGCCACAAACCTGAATAAAAGCCTTTACGAGAAGCTGATTGAAGACGGCGATGGCGGCCTGGATCATTCGGCCCTGATCAAGGCCCTTGATCGGAACTGGACGGGTTAG
- a CDS encoding NAD(P)-dependent oxidoreductase, translating to MSKDKSQAIAFIGVGFMGHGIVKNILRGGYGLSILDHPGNRPVDDLVSAGAQLGERAGELAAAADIVFICVTGTPEVESVMLGEDGVLAGLREGSIVVDCSTALPDSTIKLAAAVAEKGGSLIDAPMTRTPKEAEEGRLNVMLGGETSAIEAVIDIINCYAENIYRTGPVGSGHKMKLLHNYLALGNAVLAAEATACAEKCGVDMDVYSEVIMSGGGDSLVFRRLLPYIQNGDDGSFKFSVANAEKDLRYYAAMAEELGAARAGSEAVHELLEQARTAGLEGQSMPNLIDYFRGLGQS from the coding sequence ATGAGCAAAGATAAAAGCCAGGCCATCGCCTTTATTGGTGTCGGGTTTATGGGCCATGGCATTGTTAAAAATATTTTGCGCGGTGGTTACGGGCTCAGCATCCTGGATCATCCGGGAAACCGTCCCGTTGATGACCTTGTGTCAGCCGGGGCGCAGCTTGGAGAGCGTGCCGGGGAATTGGCCGCTGCTGCCGATATCGTCTTCATTTGTGTCACCGGAACCCCGGAAGTTGAAAGTGTCATGCTCGGTGAAGATGGTGTTCTGGCGGGATTGCGCGAAGGCTCCATCGTTGTCGATTGCTCGACAGCCCTTCCCGATTCAACAATAAAGTTGGCCGCTGCGGTGGCCGAGAAAGGTGGTTCACTGATCGACGCGCCGATGACGCGAACGCCCAAGGAAGCCGAAGAAGGACGTTTGAATGTCATGCTTGGGGGCGAGACGTCGGCTATCGAGGCGGTCATCGACATCATCAACTGTTACGCCGAAAATATTTATCGTACCGGGCCGGTCGGATCGGGCCACAAGATGAAGCTGCTGCATAACTATCTGGCCTTGGGCAACGCCGTATTGGCGGCAGAAGCGACGGCCTGTGCGGAAAAGTGCGGGGTCGATATGGATGTTTACAGCGAAGTAATTATGAGTGGCGGCGGAGATAGTCTCGTTTTCAGGCGTCTGCTACCCTATATACAAAATGGCGATGACGGCAGTTTCAAGTTTTCCGTCGCCAACGCCGAAAAGGATTTACGTTATTATGCGGCTATGGCTGAGGAACTTGGAGCGGCGAGAGCAGGATCGGAGGCCGTTCATGAACTTCTCGAGCAAGCCAGGACTGCCGGTTTGGAAGGACAATCTATGCCAAATCTGATCGATTATTTTAGGGGACTAGGACAGTCATGA